From a single Rhodococcus qingshengii JCM 15477 genomic region:
- a CDS encoding urease accessory protein UreF, whose amino-acid sequence MTLSSEGSGLSINRAMRMMQFSDSMFPVGSFSFSNGLESAVAQGIVTGGPSLREFVLSAAHQGATCDGIAVLAAHRGAAAGDFSAILAADHAVIERKLNEEARTMSTRMGKKLAELGGRLAGETLFNKWLAAIASGETPGTYPVGLGIAFAEMGSPEEDAFTVNQYGVAMTLLGAALRIVRVDHLTTQEILFEVNQSAGREYAAVRDYGLDDMSNFAPMIDILAAVHVKAHVRMFMN is encoded by the coding sequence ATGACCCTCTCGTCTGAGGGATCCGGGCTCAGCATCAACCGCGCGATGCGGATGATGCAGTTTTCCGATTCCATGTTCCCGGTCGGTTCCTTCTCGTTCTCCAACGGTTTGGAATCGGCCGTGGCGCAAGGAATTGTCACGGGTGGTCCGTCGCTGCGGGAGTTTGTGCTCTCGGCCGCCCATCAGGGCGCGACGTGCGACGGTATCGCCGTACTCGCAGCGCACCGGGGTGCGGCAGCCGGTGATTTCTCGGCGATCCTCGCCGCTGATCATGCAGTGATCGAACGCAAACTCAACGAAGAAGCACGCACGATGAGTACCCGCATGGGTAAGAAGTTGGCCGAACTCGGCGGGCGCTTGGCCGGTGAGACCCTGTTCAACAAGTGGTTGGCCGCGATCGCATCGGGGGAGACGCCGGGTACCTACCCCGTCGGCCTCGGAATTGCTTTCGCGGAGATGGGTTCTCCGGAAGAGGACGCTTTCACGGTCAATCAGTACGGTGTCGCGATGACGTTGCTCGGCGCTGCCCTTCGTATCGTCCGAGTCGATCACCTCACGACGCAAGAGATTCTGTTCGAGGTCAATCAGAGCGCCGGCCGTGAGTACGCCGCAGTGCGTGACTACGGACTCGACGACATGTCCAATTTCGCCCCGATGATCGACATTCTGGCTGCGGTTCACGTCAAGGCGCACGTCCGAATGTTCATGAACTAG
- the ureG gene encoding urease accessory protein UreG has translation MKKTTRIGIGGPVGSGKTALIEAITPEFIKRGTSVLIITNDVVTTEDAKHVRKALKGVLVEERIVGVETGACPHTAVREDPSMNLAAVEDMEKTFPDTDVVFIESGGDNLTLTFSPALVDFFIYVIDVAAGDKIPRKNGPGISQSDILVINKTDLAPYVNADLGVMDRDSKGMRGDKPFVFTNCMTGEGIKEVVDLIVHGVLFDEEEVGASAP, from the coding sequence ATGAAGAAGACAACGCGCATCGGAATCGGCGGACCCGTGGGTTCGGGTAAGACCGCACTCATCGAGGCGATCACGCCGGAGTTCATCAAGCGGGGCACCAGCGTTCTGATCATCACCAATGACGTGGTCACCACCGAAGATGCCAAGCATGTGCGCAAGGCTCTCAAAGGTGTTCTCGTGGAGGAACGTATCGTCGGCGTGGAGACGGGAGCCTGCCCACACACCGCCGTCCGCGAAGACCCGAGTATGAATCTCGCGGCGGTCGAGGACATGGAGAAAACGTTCCCGGACACCGACGTGGTGTTCATCGAAAGTGGTGGCGACAACCTCACACTGACGTTCAGTCCAGCTCTGGTCGACTTCTTCATCTACGTCATCGACGTAGCCGCAGGCGACAAGATTCCGCGCAAGAACGGTCCGGGAATCTCGCAGTCCGACATCCTGGTCATCAACAAGACCGATCTCGCACCGTACGTCAACGCCGATCTCGGAGTCATGGATCGCGACTCCAAGGGGATGCGCGGCGACAAGCCGTTCGTCTTCACCAATTGCATGACCGGGGAAGGCATCAAGGAAGTGGTGGACCTCATCGTGCACGGAGTCCTCTTCGACGAAGAGGAAGTGGGAGCGAGCGCACCGTGA
- a CDS encoding urease accessory protein UreD, translating to MSATSVPGASRSLPGPIPTIPELDQYQDQPKQAPAGKVGKTGVLEMRFVDRGDKTILRDMYRKTPLLVQQALYWDEALPTMPCVYMISTSGSVLQGDRLFLTIEMEPGSLAHVTTQSATKVHRMDANHASQLQKVVLAENSYLELMPGVTIPHRNARYYARTDITVDPTATLLFSEIVMSGRKYHDGGEMFVYDLYSTMIKAERPDGKNLFTEKLVIEPARFPVRYGGIMGDHDVFGNVILLTPKEHADAILEEVVPGRDGKVVSGASRLPNDAGLIFKVLGPESEPVKAKVRDFWALVRKAVLDTTIPPVPLWG from the coding sequence GTGAGCGCAACGTCCGTCCCGGGAGCATCGCGGTCGCTCCCGGGGCCGATCCCGACCATCCCGGAACTCGACCAGTACCAGGACCAGCCGAAGCAGGCCCCGGCCGGCAAGGTCGGGAAGACCGGCGTTCTCGAGATGCGATTTGTCGACCGTGGCGACAAGACGATTCTGCGGGACATGTACCGCAAGACACCGCTGCTCGTTCAGCAGGCGCTGTACTGGGACGAAGCGTTGCCGACCATGCCGTGCGTCTACATGATCTCGACGTCCGGCAGTGTGTTGCAAGGCGATCGACTGTTCCTGACCATCGAGATGGAACCGGGTTCCCTCGCGCACGTGACCACTCAGTCGGCCACCAAGGTTCACCGGATGGATGCCAATCACGCGTCGCAACTCCAGAAAGTGGTGCTCGCGGAGAATTCGTATCTCGAACTGATGCCCGGGGTGACGATCCCACACCGCAACGCGAGGTACTACGCGCGCACCGACATCACGGTGGATCCGACTGCAACGCTGTTGTTCTCGGAGATCGTGATGTCGGGTCGCAAGTACCACGACGGCGGAGAGATGTTCGTCTACGACCTGTACTCCACAATGATCAAGGCGGAGCGTCCGGACGGGAAGAACCTCTTCACCGAGAAATTGGTGATTGAACCGGCACGCTTCCCCGTGCGATACGGCGGAATCATGGGCGACCACGACGTGTTCGGCAATGTCATCCTGCTGACACCGAAGGAGCACGCCGACGCGATTCTCGAAGAGGTAGTTCCGGGCCGTGACGGCAAGGTCGTTTCCGGAGCGAGTCGGCTACCGAACGACGCCGGTCTCATCTTCAAAGTCCTCGGTCCGGAGAGCGAACCCGTCAAGGCGAAGGTTCGTGATTTCTGGGCTCTGGTGCGAAAGGCAGTTCTGGACACCACCATTCCGCCCGTCCCGCTGTGGGGATGA